A region from the Brachyspira pilosicoli genome encodes:
- a CDS encoding glycosyltransferase family 9 protein → MKILLIKQTSLGDVLHATPVIRALKKWKSDCTIDVVTDKRALGILENNPYINKLYVLDIYKYEKEIFASPSKFFSTIKEFFSHIKEVRKEDYDIAIDLQGLERSVIFLYLCHSKKKFAKGKWFGIKSNYYKDINAIVGLLSFLDFIDCPSDGTDLDYFLPNDIEYTFNKKIESLNIKLDKDYIVFSPFSRWDTKDLSVKKSIEIIEEIRKISKIQIVISATKDYNEKCIEIADGFENVLNTSNYFNLNDLAYLIKESSAMITVDSFPMHTGCAFKKPLIAIFGPTSEVRVGPIAENSETIRVEGLECARCYKRKNCPNNHVCIEDIDAKLVANRILQKIGYL, encoded by the coding sequence ATGAAAATACTTTTAATCAAACAAACTTCTCTTGGCGATGTGCTTCATGCAACACCTGTTATTAGGGCATTAAAAAAATGGAAAAGTGACTGCACTATAGATGTAGTAACAGATAAAAGAGCTTTGGGTATACTTGAAAATAATCCATATATCAATAAATTATATGTGCTTGATATATATAAATACGAAAAAGAAATATTTGCTTCGCCTTCTAAATTTTTCTCTACAATTAAAGAGTTTTTTTCTCATATTAAAGAAGTGAGAAAAGAAGATTATGATATAGCAATAGATTTACAAGGTCTTGAGAGGAGTGTTATATTTCTTTATTTGTGCCATTCAAAAAAGAAGTTTGCCAAAGGAAAATGGTTTGGAATTAAAAGTAATTATTATAAAGATATTAATGCTATAGTTGGACTTCTTTCTTTTTTAGATTTTATTGACTGCCCAAGTGACGGTACAGATTTAGATTATTTTTTACCTAATGATATAGAATATACTTTTAATAAAAAGATAGAAAGCTTAAATATAAAATTAGATAAAGATTATATAGTATTTTCTCCTTTTTCAAGATGGGATACTAAAGATTTATCTGTAAAAAAATCTATAGAGATAATTGAAGAGATAAGAAAAATAAGTAAAATACAAATAGTCATATCAGCAACAAAAGATTATAATGAAAAATGTATTGAAATAGCTGATGGTTTTGAAAATGTATTAAACACATCTAACTATTTTAATTTAAATGACTTAGCTTATTTAATAAAAGAGTCATCGGCAATGATTACAGTTGATTCTTTTCCAATGCATACAGGCTGTGCTTTTAAAAAACCGCTTATAGCAATATTCGGTCCAACTAGTGAGGTTAGGGTAGGTCCTATAGCAGAAAACTCTGAAACTATTAGAGTAGAGGGTTTAGAATGTGCAAGATGCTACAAAAGAAAAAACTGCCCAAACAATCATGTATGTATAGAAGATATAGATGCAAAATTGGTGGCAAATAGGATACTTCAAAAAATAGGGTATTTATAA
- a CDS encoding carbon starvation protein A, producing MNAFLLLIIGMIAFFVAYITYGSYLAKKWGVDPSRQTPAHTLKDGRDYVPTDAKVLLGHHFSSIAGAGPITGPIIATMFGWLPVYLWIIFGCIFFGGVHDYGSLIASLRHEGKSIGEVIRHNVGQKGKIMFTLYAFITICLVVAAFLDITASTFAVNVDTYRESAAAGTASMLFIALALLFGFLVYRRGVNVALSTIIGVVLLAAIIFISDRFPFLALEKTPWQVILTIYIILASLMPVWILLQPRDYLSSFLLYAMIIGGVLGLIIMRPAVTAPVFTSFTPSEGNYLFPILFITVACGAISGFHSLVSSGTSSKQLNSEKDAKLVGYGAMLIEGIVAIVALMSVAAIESTGTPAARFALGVATFMTSFGVPLGIGQTFVTLAFASFALTSLDSATRIGRYLIQELGEYTAADGKVHKTILTNPYIATAITVIISLGFTLYGYTRIWPIFGSANQLLAGLSLLAVAAWIKNRQGRTSWENVIPLIFMFAVTLSALALVVYTNFKKATFDGYVLAVIAIVMIILAVIELFITGQWAKKLPKDGVVNPNDPIKNK from the coding sequence ATGAATGCTTTTCTATTATTAATCATTGGGATGATAGCCTTTTTTGTAGCTTATATAACATATGGTTCATATTTAGCTAAAAAATGGGGTGTTGATCCTTCAAGACAAACGCCTGCTCATACTTTAAAAGACGGCAGAGACTATGTACCTACTGATGCTAAAGTATTATTAGGTCACCATTTCTCTTCTATAGCTGGTGCTGGTCCTATTACAGGTCCTATTATTGCTACTATGTTTGGTTGGCTTCCTGTTTATTTATGGATTATTTTCGGCTGTATATTCTTTGGAGGTGTGCATGACTATGGTTCTCTAATTGCTTCTTTGAGACATGAAGGTAAATCTATTGGAGAAGTTATTAGACATAATGTTGGTCAAAAGGGTAAAATAATGTTTACTCTTTATGCATTCATTACTATTTGTTTGGTAGTGGCTGCATTCTTAGACATCACTGCAAGTACATTTGCTGTAAATGTTGACACTTACAGAGAATCTGCTGCTGCTGGTACTGCAAGTATGTTATTTATTGCTTTGGCTTTATTATTTGGTTTCTTAGTATATAGAAGAGGAGTTAATGTTGCTCTTTCTACAATAATAGGTGTTGTATTATTAGCTGCTATTATATTTATCTCTGATAGATTCCCATTCCTTGCTTTAGAAAAAACTCCTTGGCAAGTTATATTAACTATATACATTATATTAGCTTCTTTAATGCCCGTTTGGATATTATTGCAGCCTAGGGACTATTTATCTTCTTTCTTGCTTTACGCTATGATTATAGGCGGTGTATTAGGTTTAATTATAATGCGTCCTGCTGTAACTGCACCTGTATTTACAAGCTTTACTCCTAGTGAAGGCAACTATTTATTCCCTATTTTGTTTATCACAGTAGCTTGTGGTGCTATATCTGGTTTCCATTCACTTGTAAGTTCTGGTACTAGCTCTAAACAGCTTAACAGTGAAAAAGATGCTAAATTAGTTGGTTATGGTGCTATGCTTATTGAAGGTATTGTTGCTATAGTTGCTTTAATGAGTGTTGCTGCTATAGAAAGTACTGGTACTCCTGCTGCTAGATTTGCTTTGGGTGTTGCTACTTTCATGACTTCTTTCGGTGTACCTCTTGGTATAGGTCAAACTTTTGTTACTTTGGCTTTTGCTTCTTTTGCTTTAACTTCTTTAGACAGTGCTACTCGTATTGGAAGATATTTGATACAAGAATTAGGTGAATATACTGCTGCTGATGGTAAAGTACATAAAACTATACTTACTAATCCTTATATTGCTACTGCTATTACAGTTATTATATCTTTAGGATTTACTCTTTATGGTTATACTAGAATATGGCCTATATTCGGTAGTGCTAACCAATTATTAGCTGGTTTATCATTACTTGCTGTTGCTGCTTGGATTAAAAATCGTCAGGGCAGAACTTCTTGGGAAAACGTTATACCTTTAATATTCATGTTTGCTGTTACTCTTTCTGCTTTAGCTTTAGTTGTTTACACTAACTTCAAAAAAGCTACATTCGATGGTTATGTATTAGCTGTTATTGCTATTGTAATGATTATATTAGCTGTTATAGAATTATTCATCACCGGTCAATGGGCTAAAAAATTACCTAAAGATGGTGTTGTTAATCCTAATGACCCTATTAAAAACAAATAA
- a CDS encoding TlyA family RNA methyltransferase, whose protein sequence is MRLDEYVHHNGYTKSRSKAQDIILAGCVFVNGVKVTSKAQKIKDTDKIEIIQNRKYVSRAGDKLEKALLEFNLSVENKICLDIGASTGGFTDCLLYYGAKKVYALDVGHNQLVYKLRNDKRVISIEDFNAKDIKREMFEGETPSIVVSDVSFISVSKIAPIILKELYDLEYWISLIKPQFEAEKGEVSKGGIIKDDILREKIVNNAINRITEIGFKEINRTISPIKGSKGNIEYLSYFII, encoded by the coding sequence ATGAGATTAGATGAATACGTACATCATAACGGATATACTAAAAGCAGGTCTAAAGCACAGGATATAATATTAGCTGGATGTGTATTTGTTAATGGTGTTAAAGTAACTTCTAAAGCTCAAAAAATAAAAGATACCGATAAAATAGAAATCATACAAAATAGAAAATATGTATCTAGAGCTGGAGACAAATTAGAGAAGGCTTTATTGGAATTTAATCTTTCTGTAGAAAATAAAATATGTTTAGACATAGGTGCTTCTACAGGAGGATTTACCGATTGTCTGCTCTATTATGGTGCTAAAAAAGTTTATGCTTTAGATGTTGGACATAATCAGCTTGTATACAAACTTAGAAACGATAAAAGAGTAATTTCAATAGAAGATTTTAATGCCAAAGATATAAAGAGAGAAATGTTTGAAGGAGAAACACCTTCTATTGTGGTTAGTGATGTTTCTTTTATATCTGTTTCAAAAATTGCTCCTATTATATTGAAAGAATTATATGATTTAGAATACTGGATAAGTCTTATTAAACCGCAATTTGAAGCAGAAAAGGGTGAAGTTTCAAAGGGCGGAATTATTAAAGATGATATACTGAGAGAAAAAATAGTTAATAATGCAATTAATAGAATTACAGAAATAGGATTTAAAGAAATAAATAGAACCATCTCCCCAATAAAAGGCTCTAAAGGAAATATAGAGTATTTATCATATTTTATTATTTAA
- a CDS encoding SIS domain-containing protein — translation MANLIERFRELEPIKNNIDLAIESIINCYKNGNKVLIAGNGGSACDSEHIAGELLKSFVKKRPIKEEIRKELLSMEDGEYIADNLEAPLRAIALTSHMGLSTAYLNDKDPYLIFAQQLLAFGDKGDVFIAISTSGNAKNIIHASKVAKAMGIKIISFTNNHGGKLAEMADIAIKAPAKETHIAQEYHEAIYHEICIRVEEYFFKEDR, via the coding sequence ATGGCGAATTTAATTGAGAGGTTTAGAGAATTAGAACCTATAAAAAACAATATAGATTTGGCAATAGAGTCTATAATTAATTGTTATAAAAATGGAAATAAAGTTTTAATAGCTGGTAATGGCGGAAGTGCTTGCGACAGTGAACATATTGCGGGTGAATTATTAAAAAGCTTTGTAAAAAAAAGACCTATAAAAGAAGAGATTAGAAAAGAACTTTTATCTATGGAAGATGGAGAATATATTGCTGATAATTTGGAAGCTCCTCTTAGGGCTATTGCTTTAACTTCTCATATGGGGCTTTCTACTGCATATTTAAACGATAAAGACCCTTATTTAATATTTGCTCAGCAGTTATTAGCTTTTGGTGACAAGGGGGATGTTTTTATTGCTATAAGTACATCAGGCAACGCCAAAAATATTATACATGCTTCTAAAGTTGCTAAGGCTATGGGAATAAAAATAATATCTTTTACAAATAATCATGGAGGTAAGCTTGCAGAAATGGCTGACATTGCTATAAAGGCACCTGCAAAAGAAACACATATTGCTCAGGAATATCATGAAGCGATTTATCATGAAATTTGTATAAGAGTGGAAGAATATTTCTTTAAAGAAGATAGATAA
- a CDS encoding tetratricopeptide repeat protein produces the protein MKKIAIAFLVLIFTCVNIFSQNAAPNDERNIDREFYNAEKLFFQKKYNFAREAFLLYLKRRPLSTNDMLYYYIGACYFQDKQYENAINYYKLAFDINDSYSFCNNIANSYYQLKNYDEALIWYNRAIERLYSPYNAKLNYEILTNYTVSQNVVTNTIFILDNNNTDNITNLSLSNDVMSNDFLLNTNNITTNAIASNNTNTFTNTTETISNAINNLNQSNENIKNLINNTFTKLPLFTNVVVTNTFTNEYEYTNTTVIFEVNTNFMLEVVDPTVSATTLPPNLEATNENATNSNSPILATNSTAAGSTYVITEENPYIVTNIMIMTNITDTNGNEISIKTNVASVDLYNTWGLYYSAYLNMGHTYLTLGDITNAAISYEIFLTNVGSDYYQRESLERVISLIRSNDTSIKFIPFTNNYRVTTNNDGSITTENVFPNFDYERETIYPNGVKIVYENGKIEKTKIYSNNYEVSDTIYPYGKREIEIVSENGDKRIETYMIDNSKSINTKTSSGDIYEYTLYPDGSFINRKTFENNKAFVVERSDGSITTNYKDENGIFFYSRSLDGTEVKRIEDNSGNITTETRRVDGALIVKTENPDGSYTVVANYVDGSIGTTTVDTNGMSNLKIVYPDGRVEERNSQGAGAGTFSYNVKADDGSIITKTYNEDGSFTVVTKKVDGTIITDTVGTDTISEIKMPNGTTIKRIIRQDGSKETTTLNKDSSSVTEVVAADSSSVTTTIKPNGSSIVVVKDVYGNTETTTTEPDGSTSTTKTTTDGKTTINEVRANGVTIDIENDGRNKTTIAKDAEGYVLEMKQYRNEDPEITLVDALGETVDIETAKKVIRNMDLNIKAEDIDNLKVVQEEVENFAIEENIATEGNTTAEETTAQETDAAQNTGANIAENNNAENDDNTQTTENNTQQQ, from the coding sequence ATGAAAAAAATAGCTATAGCTTTTTTAGTATTGATTTTTACTTGTGTAAATATATTCTCTCAGAATGCTGCTCCAAATGATGAAAGAAATATAGATAGAGAGTTCTATAATGCAGAAAAACTTTTCTTTCAAAAAAAATATAATTTTGCAAGAGAAGCTTTTTTACTTTATCTTAAAAGAAGACCTCTATCAACAAATGATATGCTTTATTATTATATAGGAGCTTGCTATTTCCAAGATAAGCAATACGAAAACGCTATAAATTATTATAAATTAGCTTTTGATATTAATGATTCTTATTCTTTTTGTAACAATATAGCCAATTCTTATTATCAATTAAAAAATTATGATGAAGCTTTAATTTGGTACAATAGAGCAATAGAGAGGCTTTATTCTCCATATAATGCAAAGTTAAATTATGAAATATTAACTAATTACACAGTATCACAAAATGTTGTAACAAACACTATTTTTATTCTTGATAATAACAACACAGATAATATTACTAATTTATCATTGTCAAACGATGTTATGTCAAATGATTTTTTATTAAACACAAATAATATTACAACTAATGCAATAGCATCTAATAATACAAACACTTTTACTAACACAACAGAAACAATATCTAATGCTATAAATAATTTAAATCAATCAAATGAAAACATAAAAAATCTTATAAACAATACATTTACAAAACTTCCATTATTTACAAATGTTGTTGTAACTAATACATTCACTAATGAATATGAATACACAAACACAACTGTAATTTTTGAAGTAAATACTAATTTTATGTTGGAAGTAGTAGACCCAACAGTGTCAGCAACTACCCTACCTCCAAATTTAGAAGCTACTAATGAAAATGCTACAAATTCTAATTCGCCTATTCTTGCAACGAATTCAACTGCTGCAGGTTCCACCTATGTGATAACAGAAGAAAACCCATATATAGTAACAAATATAATGATAATGACAAATATAACAGATACTAATGGAAATGAAATTTCAATAAAAACTAATGTTGCTTCTGTTGATTTATATAATACTTGGGGATTATACTATAGCGCTTATCTTAATATGGGGCATACTTATTTAACTTTGGGCGACATCACTAATGCAGCAATATCTTATGAAATATTTTTAACTAATGTTGGAAGTGATTATTATCAAAGAGAATCTTTAGAGAGAGTTATATCTCTTATAAGAAGCAATGATACATCTATAAAATTTATTCCTTTTACAAACAATTACAGGGTAACGACAAACAATGACGGAAGCATTACTACAGAAAATGTATTTCCAAATTTTGATTATGAAAGAGAGACAATATATCCTAATGGCGTTAAAATAGTTTATGAGAATGGAAAGATAGAAAAAACAAAAATATATTCTAACAATTATGAAGTATCTGACACTATATATCCTTATGGAAAAAGAGAAATAGAGATAGTTTCAGAAAATGGAGATAAGAGAATAGAAACTTACATGATAGATAATTCAAAATCTATTAATACTAAAACATCTTCAGGCGACATATATGAATATACTTTATATCCAGATGGTTCTTTTATAAATAGAAAAACTTTTGAAAATAATAAAGCATTTGTAGTAGAAAGGTCAGACGGTTCTATTACTACAAATTATAAAGATGAAAACGGAATATTTTTTTACAGCAGAAGTTTAGACGGCACAGAAGTAAAAAGAATAGAAGATAATTCAGGAAATATTACCACAGAAACAAGAAGAGTTGATGGAGCTTTAATAGTAAAAACAGAAAATCCAGACGGAAGCTACACAGTTGTTGCTAATTATGTTGATGGAAGTATAGGCACTACTACGGTTGATACAAATGGAATGAGCAATTTAAAAATAGTTTATCCAGACGGAAGAGTTGAAGAGAGAAATTCTCAAGGAGCAGGCGCCGGCACTTTCTCTTATAATGTAAAAGCTGATGACGGAAGCATTATAACAAAAACATATAATGAAGATGGCTCTTTTACAGTTGTAACTAAAAAAGTTGATGGAACTATAATTACCGACACTGTAGGCACTGACACTATAAGCGAAATAAAAATGCCAAACGGCACTACAATAAAAAGAATAATAAGACAAGACGGCTCAAAAGAAACAACTACGCTTAATAAAGATTCAAGCAGTGTAACAGAAGTTGTAGCTGCAGATTCAAGCAGTGTAACAACAACAATAAAACCAAATGGAAGCAGTATAGTTGTTGTAAAAGATGTTTATGGTAATACAGAAACTACAACCACAGAGCCAGACGGAAGCACATCCACTACAAAAACTACAACAGACGGCAAAACTACTATTAATGAAGTAAGAGCAAATGGCGTTACAATAGATATAGAAAATGACGGTAGAAATAAAACAACAATAGCAAAAGATGCAGAAGGCTATGTGTTAGAAATGAAGCAGTATAGAAATGAGGACCCAGAGATTACATTAGTTGATGCTTTAGGTGAAACTGTTGATATAGAAACTGCCAAAAAAGTAATAAGAAATATGGATTTAAATATTAAGGCAGAAGATATAGACAATTTGAAAGTTGTTCAAGAGGAAGTTGAAAATTTTGCAATAGAAGAAAATATTGCAACAGAAGGAAATACTACTGCTGAAGAAACTACTGCACAAGAGACAGATGCTGCTCAAAACACAGGAGCAAATATAGCTGAAAATAATAATGCAGAAAATGATGATAACACGCAAACAACAGAAAATAATACTCAGCAACAGTAA
- a CDS encoding DUF4836 domain-containing protein, protein MKNLISIVVLMITLFSTSIIQAVETKYVPNTSQAVFSIKLNELSSKAEISLQKTLNKLFMQKFADNFAAYRDDVYVVEAMTNRLEQILDFSQPSKIVSFNSYQEIAVMIDILDVTELNRIMIKIASQEDKLISFSDNNAYRYFYLDDTTLISWNDEVFTVETKLDDVYWYNEELNKENDIINIANSIFDTTSPLTNEKFMELENQTNDFYAWVDLSLLSDETDEFTKFLFGRSYEGISKESYKDAVLTAKVNFNIGNADIIIDTYSPNYPYDSSLLKKELADNIYTFVNGENNYGFLSLAFNSTELSKHLKTMFGEEFPFSEDFAELEEYGIDVYKLIELLGGDIFVSAWDSNENEDPDLLISASITDENTIKIILDSLADDVNNDVYTLAGNTCYVKDSILYISSNPAIIEKIMNNEIPNVKLSEDKVNLAKNNTFVFYLELNSNLALYGIGDEYTENFESVYLTSNILDANHTQVLIKVNTRDKEKNALSIIKTFIGGLE, encoded by the coding sequence ATGAAAAATTTAATATCTATAGTTGTTTTAATGATAACTCTATTTTCAACTTCAATAATACAAGCAGTAGAAACAAAGTATGTTCCAAATACTTCTCAAGCTGTGTTTTCTATAAAATTAAATGAATTATCGTCAAAAGCTGAAATTAGTTTACAAAAGACTCTTAATAAATTATTTATGCAAAAATTTGCTGATAATTTTGCTGCATATAGAGATGATGTGTATGTAGTAGAAGCCATGACTAATAGATTAGAACAGATATTAGATTTTTCTCAACCTTCAAAAATAGTTTCATTTAATAGTTATCAAGAAATAGCAGTAATGATTGATATATTAGATGTAACTGAATTAAATAGAATAATGATAAAAATAGCAAGCCAAGAGGATAAATTAATATCTTTTAGTGATAATAATGCTTATAGATATTTTTATCTTGATGATACAACTTTAATATCTTGGAATGATGAAGTATTTACAGTAGAAACAAAATTAGATGATGTTTATTGGTATAATGAAGAGCTTAATAAAGAAAATGATATCATAAATATTGCTAATTCTATATTTGATACTACTTCTCCACTTACAAATGAAAAGTTTATGGAATTAGAAAATCAAACTAATGATTTTTATGCTTGGGTAGATTTATCTTTACTTTCTGATGAAACTGATGAGTTTACAAAGTTTTTATTTGGAAGAAGTTATGAAGGAATATCCAAAGAAAGTTATAAAGATGCTGTATTGACTGCTAAAGTTAATTTTAATATTGGAAATGCTGATATAATTATAGATACTTACTCGCCAAATTATCCTTATGATAGTTCATTACTAAAAAAGGAATTAGCTGATAATATATATACTTTTGTTAATGGCGAAAATAATTACGGATTTTTATCATTAGCTTTCAACAGCACTGAACTTTCTAAACATTTAAAAACTATGTTTGGAGAAGAGTTTCCATTTAGTGAAGATTTTGCTGAATTAGAAGAGTATGGAATCGATGTTTATAAACTTATAGAACTTTTGGGCGGTGATATATTTGTATCTGCTTGGGACAGCAATGAAAACGAGGACCCTGATTTACTTATTTCTGCTTCTATTACTGATGAAAACACAATTAAAATTATATTAGATTCTTTAGCTGATGATGTTAATAATGACGTATACACACTTGCTGGTAATACTTGTTATGTTAAAGATTCTATACTTTATATTAGCAGCAATCCTGCTATTATAGAAAAAATAATGAATAATGAAATACCTAATGTTAAGTTAAGTGAAGATAAGGTTAATTTAGCTAAAAACAACACTTTTGTATTTTATTTGGAATTAAATTCTAATTTAGCTTTATACGGCATAGGTGATGAATATACTGAAAATTTTGAATCTGTATATTTAACTTCAAATATATTAGATGCTAACCATACTCAAGTATTAATAAAAGTAAATACAAGAGATAAAGAAAAAAATGCTTTGAGTATCATTAAAACATTTATCGGCGGATTAGAATAA
- a CDS encoding alpha/beta fold hydrolase codes for MKMENRVLISDDGHRMYTYIFIPDTQPKAIVQIVHGLGEHAGRYKELASKLAENGFLVCADDHRGFGRSTVSKDGIGHIADNNGADLILGDMKHLMVTVKADYPNIPYFMLGHSMGSFLTRGFLIKYHKDLNGAIIMGTKGKPNKIESIGKLIANVQKSIFGGRKRAKLLDKLSVGGYGKKYFPKDKSDLAWLTSDKEEINKVLEDEYFASKPASIETYIQLFNLIDKISDKDNYSNMSKDFPILLISGDKDPVGNMGKGVKWVYEMYKSLGLNDINISLYKDGRHEILNDVQRHDVMNEILEWLNAHI; via the coding sequence ATGAAAATGGAAAATAGAGTATTAATATCTGATGATGGACATAGAATGTATACTTATATTTTTATTCCAGATACTCAGCCTAAAGCAATAGTGCAAATAGTTCATGGACTTGGAGAGCATGCTGGAAGATATAAGGAATTAGCAAGTAAATTGGCAGAGAATGGTTTTTTAGTATGTGCCGATGACCATAGAGGGTTTGGAAGAAGTACTGTTAGTAAAGATGGTATTGGACATATTGCTGATAATAATGGTGCTGATTTGATATTAGGAGATATGAAGCATCTTATGGTTACAGTAAAAGCTGATTATCCTAATATCCCATATTTTATGTTAGGGCATAGTATGGGGTCTTTTTTAACAAGAGGCTTTTTAATAAAATATCATAAAGATTTAAATGGTGCTATTATAATGGGTACTAAGGGGAAACCTAATAAAATAGAAAGTATAGGTAAATTAATAGCAAATGTTCAAAAATCTATTTTTGGAGGAAGAAAGAGAGCTAAATTATTAGATAAATTATCTGTTGGAGGATATGGAAAAAAATATTTCCCTAAAGATAAATCAGATTTAGCTTGGCTTACTTCAGATAAAGAAGAGATTAATAAAGTATTAGAAGATGAGTATTTTGCTAGTAAACCTGCCAGTATAGAAACTTATATACAATTATTTAATTTGATAGATAAGATTTCAGATAAAGATAATTATTCTAATATGAGTAAAGATTTCCCTATACTTTTAATCTCTGGAGATAAAGACCCTGTTGGAAATATGGGAAAGGGTGTAAAATGGGTATACGAGATGTATAAATCTTTAGGGCTTAATGATATTAATATAAGTTTATATAAAGACGGAAGACATGAAATATTAAATGATGTGCAGAGACATGATGTTATGAATGAAATACTCGAATGGCTTAATGCTCATATTTGA
- a CDS encoding ABC transporter substrate-binding protein, which produces MKKIFIIFLISFNLYAFEMSLLNGPSAIGALKMINDYKKINISIINSPNNILASIIKGEVDIAAVPANMASIIYNRGLNYKAVAVVSETKIFIVSSDKNIKSIDDLKNKTIYCGLKLSTPDLMLQYLIKTKNIKGANINYSLGNLDLSKALASKNVDIAILPEPFLSSALLENKDINIVVDISKYIPPYPVAMLIAKQSFIENNNALLEEILNEYKKSTEYILNNKDKIESLIKQTSILVNAKAVIYGIDRIGITFYNDETMKRKLNDYYNFIYNFDKNLIGNKIPKDDFYYIF; this is translated from the coding sequence ATGAAAAAAATATTTATAATTTTTTTAATCTCTTTTAATTTGTATGCTTTTGAGATGAGTTTATTAAATGGTCCTAGTGCAATAGGTGCTCTAAAGATGATTAATGATTATAAAAAAATCAATATAAGTATTATAAACTCCCCAAATAATATATTGGCTTCCATAATAAAAGGTGAAGTTGATATTGCTGCTGTTCCTGCAAATATGGCTTCTATAATATATAATAGAGGATTAAATTATAAAGCAGTGGCTGTTGTATCTGAAACCAAAATATTTATAGTTTCAAGTGATAAAAACATAAAAAGCATAGATGATTTAAAAAACAAAACTATTTACTGCGGATTAAAATTATCAACTCCAGATTTAATGCTTCAATATTTAATAAAAACTAAAAATATAAAAGGAGCAAATATAAATTATTCTCTTGGTAATTTAGATTTATCAAAAGCATTAGCATCTAAAAATGTTGATATTGCTATACTTCCAGAACCTTTTTTATCTTCAGCTTTATTAGAAAATAAAGATATAAACATAGTAGTTGATATTTCAAAATATATCCCCCCCTACCCTGTTGCTATGCTTATTGCAAAACAAAGTTTCATAGAAAATAATAATGCTTTATTAGAAGAAATATTAAATGAATACAAAAAATCTACTGAGTATATTTTAAATAACAAAGATAAAATAGAATCTTTAATTAAACAAACTTCTATATTGGTTAATGCTAAGGCTGTTATTTACGGTATAGATAGAATTGGCATTACTTTTTATAATGATGAGACTATGAAAAGAAAATTAAACGACTATTATAATTTTATATACAATTTTGATAAAAATCTTATAGGAAATAAAATTCCAAAAGATGATTTTTATTATATTTTCTAA
- a CDS encoding flavodoxin family protein — protein sequence MKRITKVFALLLLFIVSCNSNINDRKVTKSALLNEHNASVVNTEFNGSKTIIVYYSWNGNTEIVANKIKKITGADTYKITTKIPYPNEYDDMVLQVKDDIDNDKLPELNGSVDLSKYDNIIIGYPIWIGDMALPMKSFLSKNDLKGKNIAPFILNGGSRVYKSISYIKETCPDSKVLNYISIKRKDVSNLDDKINNWIKKIKVDISK from the coding sequence ATGAAAAGAATAACTAAAGTTTTTGCCTTATTGCTATTATTTATAGTATCATGTAATTCAAATATTAATGATAGAAAAGTAACTAAATCTGCTTTATTAAATGAGCACAATGCCTCTGTTGTAAATACAGAATTTAATGGTAGTAAAACAATTATAGTATACTATTCTTGGAATGGAAATACAGAAATAGTTGCTAATAAGATTAAAAAGATTACAGGTGCTGATACATATAAAATTACTACAAAAATACCATATCCAAATGAATATGATGATATGGTGCTTCAAGTAAAAGATGATATAGATAATGATAAGCTTCCAGAATTAAACGGCAGTGTTGATTTATCTAAGTATGATAATATTATTATTGGATATCCAATATGGATAGGTGATATGGCTTTGCCTATGAAAAGCTTTTTATCAAAAAATGATTTAAAAGGTAAGAATATAGCACCGTTTATATTAAATGGCGGCTCAAGGGTATATAAAAGCATTTCTTATATAAAAGAAACATGCCCCGACAGCAAAGTATTAAATTATATATCTATAAAAAGAAAAGATGTATCCAATTTAGATGACAAAATAAATAATTGGATAAAAAAAATCAAAGTAGATATATCTAAATAG